The following are encoded in a window of Acinonyx jubatus isolate Ajub_Pintada_27869175 chromosome D4, VMU_Ajub_asm_v1.0, whole genome shotgun sequence genomic DNA:
- the QRFP gene encoding orexigenic neuropeptide QRFP, whose protein sequence is MLAAPLETRPGQRAAPSAPVIRPHPVCVGSFMEAGSTAPSFATSVPNGIPGSGMCGNQTTGWQIYPGAYIKQEKPGAAPPRQEPGGALPSSPPGEQAHSTMISPYCLLLLPLGACFPLLGTEEAAAGGVRGEMGWAHLPGGHRVSLPRGSPRRPRAPHPLGLLVTAKELQTSGRQRAGFRVRFGRQDDGSEATGFLLADGDKASGPLGTLAEELSGYSRKKGGFSFRFGRR, encoded by the exons ATGCTGGCTGCTCCGCTGGAGACCAGGCCTGGGCAAAGGGCAGCCCCCTCGGCTCCCGTCATCAGACCACATCCTGTTTGTGTTGGGTCTTTTATGGAGGCCGGCAGCACTGCCCCCTCCTTCGCCACCAGCGTCCCCAATGGAATCCCAGGGTCAGGAATGTGCGGCAATCAGACCACAGGGTGGCAAATCTACCCGGGGGCCTATATAAAGCAGGAGAAGCCCGGAGCCGCACCTCCCAGACAGGAGCCCGGAGGCGCCCTGCCCAGCAGCCCTCCTGGGGAGCAGGCCCACAGCACG ATGATAAGCCCTTACTGCCTGCTCCTCCTGCCGCTGGGCGCCTGCTTTCCTCTGCTGGGCACAGAAGAGGCCGCCGCGGGTGGCGTCAGAGGCGAAATGGGCTGGGCCCACCTGCCCGGGGGACACCGAGTCTCCCTCCCACGGGGTTCCCCCCGGCGGCCAAGAGCTCCGCACCCACTGGGCCTGCTTGTCACGGCCAAGGAGCTGCAGACGTCCGGCAGGCAGCGTGCTGGCTTCAGGGTCCGGTTTGGGAGGCAGGATGACGGCAGCGAGGCGACCGGCTTCCTCCTGGCGGATGGCGACAAGGCTAGCGGCCCGTTGGGGACCCTGGCTGAGGAGCTCAGCGGTTACAGCAGGAAGAAAGGCGGCTTCAGCTTCCGCTTTGGCCGGCGGTGA